GATTGAATTTCGCGTCCCTAATAGTTTGGATCGCTTCTTCCTGCGTAATTTGCCCGTTGCTGAGCGCTTTGAAAAGTTCGATTTCTAGATCTTTTCGCAGCTGCTTAACTACTTTTGGTTCTGGCCACAAATTGTCGATGCGATTGGTTCCGCCGATTGAAAGCGGAATAAAATGATCGATTGTGTATTCTCTGCGACAGGTTTTCGAAACTCCGTAATCGCGATAGATCTTGTCTTTGTCGCTCGAGCTGACAGCCCGTTTGCAATACGGGATTTTTTCAGGATAACGATACTCGGCGAAATCGCGGTCGCGTGTAGAGCAAACTGAACCGTTGGTTTTAGTTTCGTCCGGAGTAAATGGAAAAGCTGTGAAACCGACATTGATTTGTTCGTCCGACCGTTTTTGAACGGTCGTTGCGGCAGATTCTGTCAAAGCCGTGGTCGAGATCAGCGCTAAAATTAAGCTTGGCAAAACAAACGCGCGCAGCGCACGTTGGAAGCGAAACGACATAGACCCTCCATTGGTCAATTTTATAAGGATGGGCATCTTGCTCGTCCTTAACTGAAATCGTACTTGGTTTTAAATATTCGTAAAGCGACAAGGAGTGCCTGCTACATCTTTGAAACGCACTGCGTTTCAAAGATGTAGCAGGTACCCCTCGGGGTATTAGCTACGGAGCGACCGGAAGAAAATTTCGGCAAATTTAAGTGCTGTTTGCGGAGCGTGGGCTTTTCGCCAGACTCCTGCTGTGTACTTTGTCGCTTCAGAATAGGTTGGGTAGGGGTGAATGGTGCCTAGGATTTTCCCCAATCCCAAGCCGTGCTTCATTGCCAATGTGAACTCGGCCAACAGTTCCCCGGCGTG
The nucleotide sequence above comes from Deltaproteobacteria bacterium. Encoded proteins:
- a CDS encoding HNH endonuclease, translated to MSFRFQRALRAFVLPSLILALISTTALTESAATTVQKRSDEQINVGFTAFPFTPDETKTNGSVCSTRDRDFAEYRYPEKIPYCKRAVSSSDKDKIYRDYGVSKTCRREYTIDHFIPLSIGGTNRIDNLWPEPKVVKQLRKDLEIELFKALSNGQITQEEAIQTIRDAKFNPPIANPSDYEFCI